A single region of the Arthrobacter sp. zg-Y20 genome encodes:
- a CDS encoding HPr family phosphocarrier protein codes for MAERIATIATKVGLHARPATIFVEAVGEFDFDITIARADDPASEAVDAASILSLMALGAGYGEEVVLRAENPDADEALERLVRLLETDLDAD; via the coding sequence ATGGCTGAACGTATCGCGACCATTGCCACTAAGGTTGGCCTGCACGCCCGACCGGCGACGATCTTTGTCGAAGCCGTTGGAGAATTCGACTTCGACATCACGATTGCACGTGCGGATGATCCTGCCAGTGAAGCCGTTGACGCTGCCAGCATCCTCTCCCTCATGGCTCTGGGCGCGGGATACGGCGAGGAAGTGGTGCTTCGCGCGGAGAACCCTGACGCCGATGAGGCGCTCGAGCGGCTCGTGCGCCTCTTGGAGACGGATCTCGACGCCGACTAA
- the tkt gene encoding transketolase, protein MTFSTPVGTETMNQDAIRHARVIPLDVVQAKGSGHAGTAVGLTPFLFTLFQEYLRHDPADPAWLGRDRFVLSCGHTSLSLYMQLYLHGYGLEMSDLQATRTLDSITPGHPEYGHTPGVETTTGPLGQGIGNAVGMAMAARRVRGMLDRDAERGTSPFDYRIYCLASDGDMQEGISHEAASLAGHLKLENLVLIWDDNEISIEGPTATATSDDVSARMASYGWTVLEISDAESREDIRTVLDSTLRLTGSPVFIRLKTRIGFPMPGLGGTAKAHSGAPGAEEVAATKALLGLDPAKAFFMPENLLAATRSASATRANTLKNEWEAKFDAWAGSHTEQAKLLERLRKGDLPEGWDSGFPTFSPGSHLATRVAGAKVLAAAGKNMEELWGGSADLAETNGTWSAEFPSMLPPNTANADWPGDEYGRVLHFGVREHAMGSILNGIALNGLTRIFGATFFVFSDYMRPSVRLAALMKLPVTYIWTHDSVAVGEDGPTHEPVEHLWAARAIPGLAVVRPGDANETVAAYEKIFQERSGPTALVLSRQELPTLQQVDSVQSGTGRGGYVLIGDGNDPEIIIIATGSELHVAVESATVLLERGVAARVVSMPCIEWFDAQPEEYRESVLPSSVTARVSVEAGIAQGWYRFVGATGETVSVEGFGLSGNGSEVLRRKGISREAVIEAAERAIQKSTQQSAVSPRNV, encoded by the coding sequence ATGACCTTTTCCACTCCGGTTGGCACTGAAACTATGAACCAAGATGCCATTCGGCATGCACGGGTGATCCCACTGGACGTGGTCCAGGCCAAAGGGTCAGGCCACGCTGGAACAGCAGTTGGCTTAACACCCTTTCTCTTCACCCTGTTCCAGGAATATCTGCGCCACGATCCGGCTGATCCTGCATGGCTAGGACGAGACCGGTTTGTTCTCTCATGCGGCCATACCAGCCTTTCCCTGTACATGCAGCTGTACTTGCATGGCTATGGCCTCGAGATGTCCGATCTCCAGGCAACCCGGACCTTGGATTCGATCACTCCAGGTCACCCTGAATATGGCCATACTCCGGGCGTCGAAACCACCACAGGGCCCTTGGGTCAAGGCATCGGCAACGCGGTCGGCATGGCCATGGCGGCGCGCCGGGTGCGTGGAATGCTGGATCGGGATGCCGAACGGGGCACCAGTCCCTTTGACTACAGGATCTATTGCCTCGCTTCAGATGGGGACATGCAGGAAGGCATCAGCCACGAGGCTGCTTCACTCGCTGGGCATTTGAAGCTCGAGAATTTGGTTCTCATCTGGGATGACAACGAGATTTCAATAGAAGGACCTACCGCGACAGCCACCAGCGATGACGTATCCGCCCGAATGGCCTCCTACGGGTGGACGGTCCTGGAAATCTCAGACGCTGAGTCTCGGGAAGATATCCGCACGGTGCTTGATTCGACACTCCGGCTTACAGGGTCGCCGGTCTTCATTCGCCTCAAGACACGTATTGGCTTCCCCATGCCAGGCCTGGGCGGAACGGCGAAGGCACACTCCGGTGCACCAGGTGCCGAGGAAGTGGCTGCGACCAAAGCTTTGTTGGGACTGGATCCCGCAAAGGCCTTCTTTATGCCGGAGAACCTGCTGGCGGCGACGCGATCCGCTTCCGCCACTCGTGCGAACACGCTGAAGAACGAATGGGAGGCGAAGTTCGATGCCTGGGCAGGTTCCCATACTGAACAGGCAAAACTGTTGGAACGCCTACGCAAGGGCGATCTCCCGGAGGGATGGGACTCGGGCTTTCCCACGTTTTCCCCAGGTTCGCACCTGGCCACCCGGGTCGCCGGAGCAAAGGTGCTTGCCGCTGCAGGGAAGAACATGGAAGAACTCTGGGGCGGTTCTGCGGACCTAGCCGAAACAAACGGGACATGGTCGGCGGAGTTTCCATCAATGCTCCCCCCAAACACGGCAAATGCTGACTGGCCCGGAGACGAGTACGGCCGGGTCCTGCACTTCGGGGTCCGCGAGCACGCGATGGGTTCAATCCTCAACGGCATCGCCCTGAACGGACTAACCCGTATTTTCGGAGCGACGTTCTTCGTCTTTTCCGACTACATGCGGCCATCTGTTCGTCTGGCGGCCCTCATGAAGCTACCGGTTACCTACATTTGGACACACGACTCGGTTGCCGTCGGCGAGGACGGGCCTACCCACGAACCTGTCGAACACTTGTGGGCTGCGAGGGCCATTCCAGGCTTGGCAGTGGTTCGTCCCGGTGACGCAAATGAGACGGTGGCTGCTTATGAAAAAATCTTTCAGGAACGCTCAGGACCCACGGCACTGGTCCTTAGCCGGCAGGAGTTGCCCACTCTGCAGCAAGTGGATTCCGTACAATCCGGAACTGGAAGGGGCGGTTACGTGCTCATTGGGGACGGAAACGATCCAGAAATTATCATCATCGCAACCGGTTCGGAGCTTCACGTAGCCGTTGAGTCCGCAACCGTTCTCCTTGAACGCGGCGTTGCCGCGCGCGTTGTTTCCATGCCCTGCATCGAGTGGTTCGATGCCCAGCCAGAGGAGTACAGGGAATCGGTGCTGCCGTCCTCTGTTACCGCACGCGTCAGCGTCGAGGCGGGAATAGCGCAAGGTTGGTACCGCTTCGTTGGTGCTACCGGAGAGACAGTGTCAGTGGAAGGGTTCGGACTTTCGGGAAACGGTTCGGAGGTACTTCGACGCAAAGGGATCAGCCGGGAGGCCGTCATAGAGGCAGCCGAACGGGCGATACAGAAAAGCACCCAGCAAAGCGCCGTGTCCCCCCGCAACGTTTAG
- a CDS encoding MarR family transcriptional regulator, whose protein sequence is MKASQRTAETELSTAIDFPASWAIFSVARSHRALAASKLAAVGLFPSQELILMQLWDEDGQSQKALGQTQRFDHSTIAKSVRRLENAGLVRREKSHADGRVTLVFLTDAGRALKEPVLEIWAELERRTVEGLSADEKNQLVSLVAKILPNLE, encoded by the coding sequence ATGAAAGCTTCACAACGAACTGCGGAGACGGAGCTCTCGACGGCGATCGATTTCCCCGCGAGCTGGGCCATCTTCAGCGTCGCACGGTCCCACCGCGCGCTGGCCGCTTCCAAGTTGGCTGCAGTCGGGCTCTTCCCCAGCCAGGAGCTAATTCTCATGCAGTTGTGGGATGAGGACGGCCAATCACAGAAGGCCCTTGGCCAGACCCAGCGGTTCGACCATTCCACGATCGCCAAGTCGGTCCGGCGCCTGGAGAATGCCGGGCTGGTGCGGCGGGAGAAATCCCACGCGGACGGCAGGGTGACATTGGTTTTCCTCACTGACGCCGGACGGGCTCTTAAGGAACCCGTCCTGGAGATCTGGGCCGAGTTGGAGCGCCGGACGGTGGAGGGATTGTCGGCAGACGAGAAGAACCAGCTTGTGTCACTCGTTGCCAAGATCCTCCCCAATCTTGAGTAG
- a CDS encoding alkene reductase, translating into MTTLWDPITVGNVHLNHRLAMAPMTRSRARADGTPGELTAEYYAQRASLGLIITEGVQPSDDGQGYINTPGIYTDAHVAGWQPVTDAVHSAGGAVFMQLMHVGRMSHPDNTPHHRTPVAPSAIAPGLAMFTAKGMQEAPTPRALTVAEIQSTVQDFRTAAAAAIRAGADGVEIHAANGYLLHQFFAPNANERTDEYGGSVENRARFALEVAAAVVEEIGAERTGIRISPAAKIGGLNEGPGSADLYRHLVRELAPLNLAYVHLMHSGDEELLRDIRRIWPNALLVLRPGRARADLAKDVEAGLADIAPIGSWALANPDVVERLRTGADFNEGDRTTFYGGGAAGYTDYPTLDTATVR; encoded by the coding sequence ATGACCACTCTTTGGGACCCCATCACCGTCGGCAATGTCCACCTCAACCACCGTCTCGCCATGGCTCCAATGACCCGGAGCCGTGCTCGGGCCGATGGAACCCCGGGGGAGCTGACGGCCGAGTATTACGCCCAGCGTGCCTCGCTCGGCCTGATTATCACCGAAGGTGTGCAGCCCTCGGATGACGGGCAGGGGTACATCAATACTCCCGGCATCTACACCGACGCGCATGTAGCGGGCTGGCAGCCCGTAACCGACGCAGTTCACAGCGCGGGAGGGGCGGTCTTCATGCAGCTGATGCATGTGGGCCGCATGTCCCACCCGGACAACACTCCGCACCACCGTACCCCCGTGGCTCCGTCAGCGATCGCACCCGGACTTGCGATGTTCACTGCGAAGGGGATGCAGGAAGCCCCCACCCCTCGGGCACTCACCGTTGCCGAAATCCAGTCAACGGTGCAGGACTTCCGAACCGCCGCTGCAGCGGCAATCCGCGCGGGAGCCGACGGCGTCGAAATCCATGCCGCAAATGGTTACCTGCTCCACCAGTTCTTCGCACCCAACGCCAACGAGCGTACCGACGAGTACGGGGGCTCTGTCGAGAACCGCGCCCGATTCGCTCTCGAAGTGGCCGCAGCAGTGGTGGAGGAAATCGGGGCGGAACGAACCGGCATCCGCATCTCTCCCGCTGCAAAGATCGGAGGGCTGAATGAAGGGCCGGGAAGCGCGGATCTTTACCGGCACCTCGTCAGGGAGCTTGCTCCGCTCAACCTCGCCTATGTTCACCTGATGCACTCCGGAGACGAAGAGCTGCTCCGGGACATCCGGAGGATCTGGCCCAACGCACTCCTAGTGCTGCGGCCCGGACGAGCACGTGCCGACCTGGCCAAGGACGTTGAAGCTGGTTTGGCTGACATTGCCCCGATTGGATCATGGGCGCTGGCGAACCCGGACGTTGTGGAACGTCTCCGAACCGGAGCGGACTTCAACGAAGGAGACCGGACGACCTTCTACGGCGGAGGCGCAGCGGGATACACGGACTACCCAACCTTGGACACTGCCACTGTCCGGTAA
- a CDS encoding SDR family oxidoreductase: MNSNRVVVITGAAGGVGSVLVERFLANGDAVIAADASEDVLAAWRERWDADARLFTIAGDISTDEDVARLAEFTRTSTGRVDVLINAAGFFPFARVEDMSAAQWRRIIDVNLTGTFLVTQALLPLMKEQGSGRIINYGSGSVFDGTPGQAHYVAAKAGVVGFSRSLAREIGGYGITVNVITPGLTVTKAVRDSFPESILQAQRDARALKRDETPEDLVGPTFFLASEDSAFITGQTLNVDGGAYMY, encoded by the coding sequence ATGAACTCTAATCGAGTAGTAGTTATCACCGGCGCCGCCGGTGGAGTCGGATCCGTCCTCGTTGAACGGTTCCTCGCCAATGGCGATGCCGTCATCGCCGCTGACGCCAGTGAGGACGTCCTGGCGGCTTGGCGTGAGCGGTGGGATGCCGACGCAAGACTGTTCACTATTGCGGGGGATATTTCCACCGACGAGGACGTTGCCCGTCTGGCCGAGTTCACCCGCACGAGCACGGGACGCGTCGATGTACTGATCAATGCCGCTGGATTCTTCCCTTTCGCTCGGGTGGAGGACATGAGCGCCGCTCAATGGCGAAGAATCATTGACGTCAACCTCACCGGAACCTTCCTGGTCACTCAGGCGCTCCTTCCCCTGATGAAAGAGCAGGGTTCGGGGCGGATTATCAATTACGGCTCCGGATCGGTGTTTGACGGCACACCGGGACAAGCCCACTATGTGGCTGCCAAGGCGGGAGTTGTCGGGTTTTCCCGGTCCCTGGCTCGGGAAATCGGCGGTTACGGCATCACCGTCAACGTCATTACCCCGGGGCTGACCGTCACGAAGGCCGTCCGCGACAGCTTCCCCGAATCGATCCTCCAGGCACAGCGCGATGCCCGTGCGCTCAAGCGCGACGAGACCCCCGAGGATCTCGTCGGGCCAACTTTCTTCCTAGCCTCGGAGGACTCGGCCTTCATTACCGGGCAGACCCTCAACGTGGACGGCGGTGCATACATGTACTGA
- a CDS encoding CE1758 family FMN-dependent luciferase-like monooxygenase produces MQIGIFSVGDRSADPATGRAPTEQERIKGTVELALRAEQAGLDVFATGEHHIPPYIASSPTTLLGFIAARTSTLRLSTSTTLITTNDPVRIAEDYAMLQHLSDGRLDLMLGRGNSAPVYGWFGKEPRHGIDLAVENYALLRRLWDEERVTWAGKFRTPLQNFQSTPRPLDGKAPFVWHGSVRSPEIAEQAAYYGDGYFANHIFGPPQHTARMIDLYRGRFEHYGHGTADQAIVGIGAHAFIRKNSQDAVREFQPYFDNAPMFPGGSALSDYMSQTPTIVGSPQQVIEKTLSFRSYTGDVQRILFALEVGGVPLKTTLEQIDMLGEYVVPVLRKELAVASA; encoded by the coding sequence ATGCAGATAGGCATTTTCAGCGTCGGCGACCGCAGTGCTGACCCGGCAACGGGCCGGGCACCTACTGAACAGGAACGGATCAAAGGAACCGTTGAACTGGCGCTTCGGGCCGAACAGGCAGGGCTTGACGTGTTTGCCACCGGCGAGCACCACATCCCTCCATACATCGCATCCTCACCCACGACCCTCCTCGGTTTCATCGCGGCCAGGACAAGCACCCTGCGTCTGTCGACGTCGACGACCCTGATCACAACGAACGACCCGGTAAGAATTGCCGAAGACTATGCGATGCTCCAGCACCTGTCCGACGGCCGTCTTGACCTGATGCTCGGGCGCGGCAACAGCGCCCCCGTCTACGGCTGGTTCGGGAAGGAACCCCGCCACGGCATCGATCTAGCGGTTGAGAACTATGCACTGCTGCGCCGCCTGTGGGACGAGGAGCGTGTCACATGGGCGGGAAAGTTCCGCACACCGCTGCAGAACTTCCAATCCACACCTCGGCCCCTGGACGGCAAAGCCCCCTTTGTTTGGCACGGCTCGGTGCGCAGCCCGGAAATCGCCGAGCAGGCCGCCTACTACGGTGATGGGTACTTCGCGAACCATATTTTCGGCCCTCCCCAGCACACGGCGCGCATGATTGACCTGTACCGCGGCCGGTTCGAACACTACGGACACGGCACGGCAGACCAAGCGATAGTCGGCATCGGTGCGCACGCATTTATCCGCAAGAATTCACAGGACGCAGTCCGTGAGTTCCAGCCGTACTTTGACAATGCGCCGATGTTCCCGGGCGGCTCGGCACTGTCCGACTACATGTCGCAGACCCCCACTATCGTCGGAAGCCCGCAGCAAGTCATTGAGAAGACCCTGTCTTTCCGGAGCTACACAGGTGATGTGCAGCGCATCCTGTTCGCCCTCGAAGTCGGAGGGGTTCCCTTGAAGACGACCCTGGAGCAGATCGACATGCTGGGGGAATACGTCGTTCCTGTCCTCCGGAAAGAGCTGGCCGTCGCGTCGGCCTGA
- a CDS encoding FMN reductase has protein sequence MTQLMVVTAGLGDPSSSRMLADQLSETVVRISPPGTSLEVDTVELRDHALDVAGNFITGYPAPKLAAIIDRISRADALIVVSPVFSGSYSGLFKSFFDLLDTAALARKPVLLAATGGSPRHALMLEHAMRPLFIYLRATVMPTAVYASPEDWGAGSATEQSLETRVQRASAELIAALQNIPEGPAAPANTAPDFDTLLHPPTHH, from the coding sequence ATGACACAACTAATGGTCGTAACCGCTGGCCTGGGAGATCCCTCCTCGAGCAGGATGCTGGCAGATCAACTGTCGGAGACCGTGGTCCGGATAAGCCCACCGGGCACTTCACTCGAAGTGGACACCGTGGAACTGCGTGATCACGCCCTGGACGTCGCGGGCAATTTCATCACCGGATACCCCGCACCAAAGCTCGCAGCGATCATCGATCGGATCAGCCGGGCTGACGCCCTCATCGTCGTCAGTCCTGTGTTCTCCGGATCCTACAGTGGGCTCTTCAAGTCCTTTTTTGACCTTCTGGATACCGCAGCCCTTGCCCGCAAGCCCGTCCTCCTCGCAGCAACAGGAGGCAGCCCGCGCCACGCACTCATGTTGGAGCATGCCATGCGGCCCCTGTTCATCTACCTGCGCGCCACCGTCATGCCCACGGCGGTCTACGCGTCGCCTGAAGACTGGGGTGCCGGCTCGGCTACGGAACAATCCCTTGAAACCCGTGTTCAACGAGCCTCCGCCGAACTAATCGCAGCACTTCAAAACATCCCGGAGGGGCCTGCCGCACCAGCCAACACCGCCCCGGACTTCGATACGCTCCTCCACCCGCCAACCCACCACTAG
- a CDS encoding class I SAM-dependent methyltransferase, with protein sequence MIDLACGTGHPAAVLARSRSDLEIIGVDSTPAMIERARQKSAEESDHVRFEVMSLEARNHNAAF encoded by the coding sequence GTGATTGATCTGGCCTGCGGAACTGGACACCCGGCGGCGGTGTTGGCGCGCTCCCGATCAGACCTCGAGATCATCGGAGTTGACAGCACGCCGGCCATGATCGAGCGGGCCCGGCAAAAGTCGGCCGAGGAGAGCGACCACGTCCGCTTCGAGGTGATGAGTCTTGAAGCCCGCAATCACAATGCCGCATTTTGA
- a CDS encoding YdeI/OmpD-associated family protein, with protein MPDTPGPPELLVADAAAWRAWLDEHESTSNGVWLILAKKGVLLPTSLTYAQALDEALCSGWIDGRKQSVDATTYRQHFTPRRARSLWSQRNIGHVGRLIDAGRMRERGFAEISRAQADGRWDRAYAGAGTVEVPVDLAAALDADPAAAAAFAGLSRAARYPILLQIVTAPNDAVRAARIVREVGRLAGD; from the coding sequence ATGCCTGACACACCCGGACCACCCGAGCTCCTGGTTGCCGACGCCGCCGCCTGGCGGGCCTGGCTGGATGAGCACGAATCCACCAGCAACGGGGTGTGGCTGATCCTCGCCAAGAAGGGCGTGCTGCTGCCGACCTCGCTGACGTACGCCCAGGCCCTGGACGAAGCGCTGTGCAGCGGCTGGATTGACGGCCGCAAGCAAAGCGTGGACGCCACCACGTACCGCCAGCACTTCACGCCCCGGCGGGCACGGTCGCTGTGGTCGCAGCGCAACATCGGTCACGTCGGCCGGCTCATCGACGCCGGGCGGATGCGCGAGCGCGGCTTCGCCGAAATCAGCCGCGCGCAGGCGGACGGGCGGTGGGACCGGGCCTACGCCGGGGCCGGAACCGTCGAGGTCCCGGTCGATTTGGCCGCAGCGCTCGACGCCGATCCGGCGGCCGCCGCTGCGTTCGCCGGCCTCAGCCGGGCCGCCCGCTATCCGATCCTGCTGCAGATTGTCACCGCGCCGAACGACGCCGTGCGTGCAGCGCGCATCGTTCGGGAAGTTGGCAGGCTGGCAGGTGATTGA
- a CDS encoding WYL domain-containing protein: MPGTSSRMLALLSLLQSRRDWPGQVLAERLDVTARTVRRDVDRLRELGYSIAAIKGPDGGYRLAAGSELPPLLFDDEQAVAIAVALQSAPSSGVELDDAAARALTTVKQVMPSRLRHRIEGIRFTDTGSSARVDPKVLEAASTAARDRRILRFDYGGDESGPPRRVEPHAVVARQGRWYLIGWDLEKADWRIFRLDRITPKFPGGAVFAPQPIPTGSAATFLAARMKGSDDGDAWPCYGELLIELPATGIAPWLGDGELEQVSDTACRVRVGSWSWAGLISWALRFDTPFTVLGPDAFRNSLAGFAARITAAHADPRSTADA; the protein is encoded by the coding sequence ATGCCCGGAACCTCGTCCCGAATGCTCGCCCTGCTCTCGCTGCTGCAGTCCCGCCGGGACTGGCCGGGGCAGGTCCTGGCCGAGCGCCTGGACGTAACCGCCCGGACCGTCCGCCGCGACGTTGACCGGCTGCGCGAGCTCGGCTATTCCATCGCCGCCATCAAGGGGCCCGACGGCGGCTACCGGCTGGCGGCCGGCTCGGAACTGCCGCCGCTGCTCTTTGATGACGAGCAGGCGGTGGCCATTGCCGTTGCACTGCAGAGCGCACCCTCAAGCGGAGTGGAGCTCGACGACGCCGCGGCCAGGGCGCTGACCACGGTGAAGCAGGTGATGCCCTCCCGGCTGCGGCACCGCATTGAGGGAATCCGGTTCACCGACACCGGCTCTTCCGCGCGGGTGGACCCGAAGGTCCTCGAAGCGGCCAGCACCGCCGCCCGGGACCGGCGGATCCTCCGCTTCGACTACGGCGGGGACGAGTCCGGGCCGCCGCGGCGCGTAGAGCCGCACGCCGTCGTCGCCCGGCAGGGCCGCTGGTACCTGATCGGCTGGGACCTGGAAAAGGCCGACTGGCGGATCTTCCGGCTGGATCGCATAACGCCCAAATTCCCGGGAGGGGCGGTGTTTGCGCCGCAGCCCATCCCCACCGGCAGTGCGGCCACGTTCCTCGCCGCCCGGATGAAGGGCTCCGACGACGGCGACGCCTGGCCTTGCTACGGGGAGCTGCTCATCGAACTCCCTGCCACCGGGATTGCGCCGTGGCTGGGTGACGGCGAATTAGAGCAGGTCTCCGACACTGCCTGCCGCGTGCGGGTAGGTTCGTGGTCATGGGCGGGGCTGATCTCCTGGGCACTGCGCTTCGACACTCCGTTCACCGTCCTTGGCCCAGACGCGTTTCGGAACTCGCTCGCCGGCTTCGCCGCCCGGATCACCGCCGCCCACGCCGACCCGAGGAGCACCGCCGATGCCTGA
- a CDS encoding VOC family protein has translation MSITTTTHLNFRGTAAPALEFYQSVFGGNVTAATYGDFGMPKDMPGADKIVFGQLETADGFRLMAYDIPGQDGTDTAGAAGTTRRENGTTVTDRTFFQSLRGQSMEEVEKLWGALADGAQIIEPLAASAWSPGFGMLTDRFGVTWVIDVEAPYNG, from the coding sequence ATGAGCATCACCACCACAACCCACCTGAACTTCCGCGGCACCGCTGCTCCTGCGCTTGAGTTCTACCAGTCGGTCTTCGGCGGCAACGTCACTGCCGCCACGTACGGCGACTTCGGAATGCCGAAGGACATGCCGGGGGCGGACAAGATAGTGTTCGGCCAGCTTGAAACCGCGGACGGCTTCCGCCTGATGGCCTACGACATCCCCGGCCAGGACGGTACGGACACCGCCGGGGCCGCCGGCACTACCCGCCGGGAAAACGGCACCACCGTTACCGACCGCACCTTCTTCCAGTCACTGCGCGGGCAGAGCATGGAGGAAGTGGAGAAGCTCTGGGGTGCACTGGCCGACGGCGCGCAGATCATCGAGCCGCTCGCGGCTTCGGCGTGGAGCCCGGGGTTCGGAATGCTCACGGACCGTTTCGGCGTGACCTGGGTGATCGACGTCGAAGCCCCCTACAACGGCTGA
- a CDS encoding PhzF family phenazine biosynthesis protein: protein MRTRPYSEVDVFSDEPYRGNALAVVHDADGLSAEQMQRFAAWTNLSETTFLLPPSSPEADYRVRIFTGKEELPFAGHPTLGTARAWLDAGGRPGVDGTVRQECAAGLIPVRADGDSLAFQAPPLTRYGPVDEPLIRRLADILGIQREKILAASWLVNGPQWIGVRLASAREVLDLQPDPGKAGELEIGVVGPYDAAGEAAFEVRAFVGGDPVWEDPVTGSLNAGLGQWLTDTANAAPPYTASQGTVLGRRGRVHISQRDGKIWVGGHVTSCIKGTVRL, encoded by the coding sequence GTGAGAACGCGCCCCTACAGCGAAGTCGATGTCTTCTCGGATGAGCCCTACCGGGGCAACGCACTGGCGGTGGTCCACGATGCCGACGGTCTCAGTGCCGAGCAGATGCAGCGCTTCGCGGCGTGGACCAACCTGTCCGAGACTACGTTCCTCCTACCCCCGAGCAGCCCCGAGGCTGACTACCGGGTGCGGATCTTCACCGGCAAGGAAGAACTGCCGTTCGCTGGCCATCCCACTCTGGGAACGGCCCGGGCCTGGCTCGACGCCGGCGGGCGCCCCGGGGTGGACGGAACGGTTAGGCAGGAATGCGCCGCGGGACTGATCCCGGTCCGGGCCGACGGGGATTCACTGGCTTTCCAGGCGCCGCCGCTGACCCGCTACGGTCCGGTTGACGAGCCGCTGATCCGCCGGCTGGCGGACATCCTGGGGATCCAGCGGGAGAAAATCCTTGCGGCGTCGTGGCTGGTGAACGGTCCGCAGTGGATTGGGGTCCGGCTTGCCTCGGCCCGGGAGGTCCTGGACCTGCAGCCCGATCCGGGGAAAGCGGGCGAGCTGGAAATCGGTGTTGTGGGACCCTACGACGCCGCGGGTGAGGCTGCCTTTGAGGTGCGTGCCTTTGTGGGCGGAGACCCCGTATGGGAAGACCCGGTAACGGGCAGCCTCAACGCGGGCCTGGGGCAGTGGCTCACCGACACGGCTAACGCGGCACCGCCCTACACGGCGTCGCAGGGAACCGTCCTCGGCCGCCGGGGCCGGGTGCATATAAGCCAGCGCGACGGGAAAATCTGGGTGGGCGGCCATGTCACGAGCTGCATCAAGGGAACCGTCCGGCTGTAA
- a CDS encoding PadR family transcriptional regulator encodes MTPTAESILTQLRKGTVDYCVLACLRSGPAYGLEIAERLGEGEVLFASGGTLYPLLSRLRQQGWVITTLEPSPVGPPRRYYHLTDAGESALKVFTRTWHQFAADVTTMTKETS; translated from the coding sequence ATGACACCTACCGCTGAGTCCATTCTGACTCAACTTCGCAAAGGCACAGTGGACTACTGCGTCCTCGCCTGCCTGCGCTCCGGTCCCGCGTACGGGCTGGAGATCGCGGAGCGTCTCGGGGAGGGTGAAGTGCTGTTCGCCAGCGGGGGCACCCTCTATCCGTTGCTTTCGCGCCTGCGGCAGCAAGGCTGGGTAATCACAACGCTGGAGCCGTCACCGGTTGGGCCGCCCCGCCGCTACTACCACCTCACCGATGCGGGCGAGAGCGCACTGAAGGTCTTTACCCGGACCTGGCACCAGTTCGCCGCAGACGTTACGACCATGACTAAGGAAACCTCATGA
- a CDS encoding Clp protease N-terminal domain-containing protein, translating to MFERFTEQARQGVINAQEEARSLDATQILPAHLLVGIVAAAEQSAPPLAALLGGYGLTSTQLRSELQGQGEEHDDAAALGSLGIDLEEVRRAVDAQFGEGTLDAAGPANAPRRRRFGLGGGHIPFTAAAKAVLTSSLRESTARRDGSIGVEHLLLGLLRGADPAALALVRRHVGPDELRARILDAMDAAA from the coding sequence ATGTTTGAACGGTTTACTGAACAGGCCCGGCAGGGCGTCATCAACGCCCAGGAGGAAGCCCGCTCCCTGGACGCAACCCAGATCCTTCCGGCTCATCTGCTGGTGGGCATAGTTGCGGCGGCGGAACAATCCGCACCACCCCTGGCTGCCCTGCTGGGCGGGTACGGGCTCACTTCTACCCAGCTGCGCTCGGAACTGCAGGGGCAGGGTGAGGAGCACGACGACGCCGCAGCGCTCGGGTCCCTGGGCATCGACCTGGAGGAGGTGCGCCGCGCCGTCGACGCACAGTTTGGCGAGGGCACCCTGGACGCTGCCGGCCCCGCCAATGCTCCGCGGCGCCGCCGTTTCGGCTTGGGCGGCGGGCATATTCCGTTTACTGCCGCGGCAAAAGCGGTCCTGACGTCCAGCCTGCGTGAATCGACGGCGCGCCGGGACGGCTCCATCGGCGTGGAGCACCTGCTTCTGGGGCTGCTGCGCGGCGCCGACCCGGCCGCCCTGGCCCTGGTCCGCCGGCATGTGGGGCCGGACGAACTCAGGGCGCGGATCCTGGATGCGATGGACGCGGCGGCCTGA